In one Corallococcus sp. EGB genomic region, the following are encoded:
- the rpoN gene encoding RNA polymerase factor sigma-54 yields MAMELKQSLKLAQQLVMTPQLQQAIKLLQLSRMELLDQVREEMEQNPLLEQPEEGMPGEVADKEPGEASLEADNTEIARDIDLPSATPETAQEFKADGEGPPEIDWESYLNSYQFNEPTTASNKGNVATDDLPSFEANMVKKEDLVDHLQEQLGTLRLNEAERRVGVLILGNLDDDGYLKLPEVEGDPLIRLANEADVPMHVAERTLRRIQNLEPRGCGARDLQECLLIQLQAMKDPNAALLGLIIKRHMKYLESKNLPAIAKDLKVSLEEVVAAAKLLPKLDPRPGRNFSGDDAQYITPDVFVYKLGDDYTVVLNDDGLSKLRISGMYRNALKTGAVSPGQTKEFIQDKLRSAMWLIRSIHQRQRTIYKVTESIVKFQRDFLDKGIAHLKPLILRDVAEDIGMHESTVSRVTTSKYVHTPQGIFELKYFFNSSIARVSGEDTASEAVKHHIKQLVSQEDPRNPYSDQKIVELLRAQGTEIARRTVAKYREVLGILPSSKRKKYF; encoded by the coding sequence ATGGCGATGGAACTCAAACAGAGCCTGAAGCTCGCCCAGCAGCTGGTGATGACGCCCCAGCTGCAGCAGGCCATCAAGCTCCTCCAGCTCTCTCGCATGGAGCTCCTGGACCAGGTGCGCGAGGAGATGGAGCAGAACCCGCTCCTGGAGCAGCCCGAGGAGGGCATGCCCGGCGAGGTCGCCGACAAGGAGCCCGGCGAGGCCTCGCTCGAAGCGGACAACACGGAAATCGCGCGCGACATCGACCTGCCGTCGGCGACGCCGGAGACCGCCCAGGAGTTCAAGGCGGACGGCGAGGGTCCCCCGGAGATTGACTGGGAGTCCTACCTCAACAGCTACCAGTTCAACGAGCCCACCACCGCCTCCAACAAGGGCAACGTGGCCACGGACGACCTGCCGTCGTTCGAAGCCAACATGGTGAAGAAGGAGGACCTGGTCGACCACCTCCAGGAGCAGCTGGGCACGCTGCGGCTCAACGAGGCCGAGCGCCGCGTGGGCGTGCTCATCCTGGGGAACCTGGACGACGACGGCTACCTCAAGCTGCCGGAAGTGGAGGGCGACCCGCTCATCCGCCTGGCCAACGAGGCGGACGTGCCCATGCACGTGGCCGAGCGCACCCTGCGGCGCATCCAGAACCTGGAGCCCCGGGGCTGCGGCGCGCGCGACCTGCAGGAGTGCCTGCTCATCCAGCTGCAGGCGATGAAGGACCCGAACGCGGCGCTGCTGGGCCTCATCATCAAGCGGCACATGAAGTACCTGGAGAGCAAGAACCTGCCGGCCATCGCCAAGGACCTCAAGGTCTCCCTGGAAGAGGTGGTCGCGGCGGCGAAGCTGCTCCCGAAGCTGGACCCGCGGCCGGGCCGCAACTTCAGCGGGGACGACGCGCAGTACATCACCCCCGACGTCTTCGTCTACAAGCTGGGGGACGACTACACGGTGGTGCTCAACGACGACGGCCTGTCCAAGCTGCGCATCTCCGGCATGTACCGGAACGCGCTCAAGACGGGCGCGGTGAGCCCCGGGCAGACGAAGGAGTTCATCCAGGACAAGCTGCGCAGCGCGATGTGGCTCATCCGCTCCATCCACCAGCGGCAGCGGACCATCTACAAGGTCACCGAGAGCATCGTGAAGTTCCAGCGGGACTTCCTGGACAAGGGCATCGCGCACCTGAAGCCGCTCATCCTGCGCGACGTGGCGGAGGACATCGGCATGCACGAGTCCACCGTCAGCCGCGTCACCACGAGCAAGTACGTGCACACGCCGCAGGGCATCTTCGAGCTGAAGTACTTCTTCAACTCGTCCATCGCGCGCGTGTCCGGCGAGGACACGGCCAGCGAGGCCGTGAAGCACCACATCAAGCAGCTCGTGTCGCAGGAGGACCCGCGCAACCCGTACTCGGACCAGAAGATCGTCGAGCTGCTGCGCGCGCAGGGCACGGAAATCGCCCGGCGCACGGTGGCCAAGTACCGCGAGGTGCTGGGCATCCTCCCCAGCAGCAAGCGCAAGAAGTACTTCTGA
- a CDS encoding GNAT family N-acetyltransferase, with protein MDPVLPTDVGVPRREGVPLVVPPVTLEGRAARLEPLSLDHVPALAAVCEPEIFTHFSRVLRTQDDVAAYVTAALKAAAAGTERPFAIIERASGGVVGTTRYMDISREYRTLEIGSTWLGRRAWRTRVNTECKLLLLTHAFETLGVMRVQLKTDSRNARSRAAIERLGASFEGILRNHMLVRGGVVRDSAYYAFIDTEWPGVKARLEGLLARQ; from the coding sequence ATGGACCCCGTGCTCCCCACCGATGTCGGCGTTCCCCGTCGTGAAGGCGTGCCGCTCGTCGTGCCTCCCGTCACCCTGGAGGGGAGGGCGGCGCGGCTGGAGCCGCTGAGCCTGGACCACGTGCCCGCGCTCGCGGCGGTCTGCGAACCTGAAATCTTCACCCACTTCTCGCGCGTGCTGCGCACGCAAGACGACGTCGCGGCCTACGTCACCGCCGCGCTGAAGGCGGCCGCGGCGGGCACCGAGCGGCCCTTCGCCATCATCGAGCGGGCGAGCGGGGGCGTGGTGGGCACCACGCGTTACATGGACATCTCCCGCGAGTACCGGACGCTGGAGATTGGCTCCACCTGGCTGGGCCGCCGGGCGTGGCGCACGCGGGTGAACACGGAGTGCAAGCTCCTGCTGCTCACGCACGCCTTCGAGACGCTGGGCGTGATGCGCGTGCAGCTCAAGACGGACAGCCGCAACGCGCGCTCCAGGGCGGCAATCGAGCGGCTGGGCGCTTCCTTCGAAGGCATCCTGCGCAACCACATGCTGGTGCGCGGCGGAGTCGTGCGGGACAGCGCGTACTACGCGTTCATCGACACGGAGTGGCCCGGCGTGAAGGCGCGGCTCGAAGGACTGCTGGCGCGGCAGTGA
- a CDS encoding SDR family oxidoreductase — protein sequence MSQELIGRGLRVNAVAPGPVWTPLIPQSHDGEKVKEFGKNSPTGRPAELAPSYVFLACGESRFVTGDIPGVTGGMLLACAPRTRGGGLPAGK from the coding sequence CTGTCGCAGGAGCTCATCGGCCGGGGCCTCCGCGTGAACGCCGTGGCGCCGGGCCCCGTGTGGACGCCGCTCATTCCCCAGTCCCATGACGGGGAGAAGGTGAAGGAGTTCGGCAAGAACTCGCCCACGGGACGTCCCGCGGAGCTCGCGCCCTCGTACGTGTTCCTCGCGTGCGGCGAGTCGCGCTTCGTCACCGGAGACATCCCGGGCGTCACCGGAGGCATGTTGCTGGCCTGCGCACCACGCACTCGGGGTGGGGGACTCCCGGCCGGAAAATGA
- the hpf gene encoding ribosome hibernation-promoting factor, HPF/YfiA family, with translation MQLNITFRQFGASDSLKEYAREKVERVNRLLDRAGEAHVVLSLERHLHHADITIHSGAWILRGREKSDDMYASIDLAMDKIERQLRRYRDKLKSHHGREKVHHRQDLVKVRHDIFEVHDAEAAEAAPEEARPAAQAAPVAQAPVAESGVARLVRTTHLAIQSLSVDDAVMQMNLMNNDFYVFQNQQSQALSIVYRRKEGGFGLIEPHLPAAPVAATGT, from the coding sequence ATGCAGCTCAACATCACCTTCCGTCAGTTCGGAGCGTCGGATTCGCTGAAGGAGTACGCCCGTGAAAAGGTCGAAAGGGTGAACCGACTGCTGGACCGGGCTGGTGAGGCCCACGTGGTGCTGTCGTTGGAGCGGCACCTGCATCATGCGGACATCACCATCCACTCCGGCGCATGGATCCTCCGGGGGCGTGAGAAGAGCGATGACATGTACGCGTCCATCGACCTGGCGATGGACAAGATCGAACGCCAGCTGCGCCGCTACCGGGACAAGCTCAAGTCGCACCACGGCCGTGAGAAGGTCCACCACCGCCAGGACCTGGTGAAGGTGCGCCACGACATCTTCGAGGTCCACGACGCCGAGGCCGCCGAGGCCGCCCCCGAAGAGGCCAGGCCCGCGGCCCAGGCCGCGCCCGTCGCCCAGGCGCCGGTGGCCGAGTCGGGCGTCGCCCGCCTGGTGCGCACCACGCATCTGGCCATCCAGTCGCTGTCCGTGGATGACGCGGTGATGCAGATGAACTTGATGAACAACGACTTCTACGTGTTCCAGAACCAGCAGTCCCAGGCGCTGTCCATCGTCTACCGCCGCAAGGAAGGGGGGTTCGGCCTCATCGAGCCGCACCTGCCCGCCGCGCCGGTGGCCGCCACCGGCACCTGA
- a CDS encoding PTS sugar transporter subunit IIA, translating to MRIADFLSPQAVVADMQSKTKPEVLRELSATLARAHPTLREDRLVAVLQEREKLGSTGIGEGVAIPHGKLAGMDSLQAAFCVSRAGVDFESIDGKPTHLFFALVAPENSAGVHLKALARISRLFKNPRFRAAILEAPTAADIHALIVQEDARP from the coding sequence TTGAGAATCGCCGATTTCCTCAGCCCCCAGGCGGTCGTCGCGGACATGCAGTCCAAGACGAAACCGGAGGTGCTGCGCGAGTTGAGTGCCACGTTGGCCCGGGCGCACCCGACGCTGCGCGAGGACCGGCTGGTGGCGGTGCTCCAGGAACGCGAGAAGCTGGGCAGCACGGGCATTGGTGAAGGCGTGGCCATTCCGCACGGCAAGCTGGCGGGCATGGACAGCCTCCAGGCGGCCTTCTGCGTGTCGCGCGCGGGGGTGGACTTCGAGTCCATCGACGGCAAGCCCACGCACCTGTTCTTCGCGCTGGTGGCGCCAGAGAACAGCGCGGGGGTGCACCTGAAGGCGCTGGCGCGCATCTCGCGGCTCTTCAAGAACCCGCGCTTCCGGGCGGCCATCCTGGAGGCGCCCACGGCCGCGGACATCCACGCCCTCATCGTCCAGGAAGACGCGCGGCCCTGA
- a CDS encoding alpha/beta fold hydrolase, with product MRRFVSPVGPLLLVAAAVLTGGCSSSKKAEAPRTDHTSLYGADAVYAVGVTQALTYEDAVRHRTLKPVVWYPVAPGTPMDNRAPSDLFKPFYGAKDAPLAEARERWPVVLLSHGSGGSVMDLSWFGSNLAAHGFIVVGVNHPGNTYGDTSPEGFARAYERPQDFTVILDHLLKDPKWGPRVDPERIGASGHSMGGYTALALVGLNLNLEWIEKRCKTPGTREEIGCEALRDVDYSRIDMKHARASYLDPRVKAAFAMAPGMAASFEARDTADIQKPVELVLAKGDELMPHEAHGMHLSGLLPAATTTTVVLDDAGHFTFLPECYPKGFDVIAMLCRDPVAGTRPASHARTNAEGVAFFRRTLDVH from the coding sequence ATGCGTCGCTTCGTGTCTCCGGTGGGTCCCCTGCTCCTCGTCGCCGCCGCGGTGCTGACTGGCGGCTGTTCCTCCTCGAAGAAGGCGGAGGCTCCGCGCACGGACCACACGTCGCTCTACGGGGCGGACGCGGTCTACGCGGTGGGGGTGACGCAGGCGCTGACCTATGAGGACGCGGTCCGTCACCGCACGTTGAAGCCGGTGGTCTGGTACCCGGTGGCGCCCGGCACGCCGATGGACAACCGCGCGCCGTCGGACCTGTTCAAGCCCTTCTACGGCGCGAAGGACGCACCGTTGGCGGAGGCGCGGGAGCGCTGGCCGGTGGTGCTGCTGTCACACGGCAGTGGTGGCTCGGTGATGGACCTGTCCTGGTTCGGTTCGAACCTGGCGGCGCACGGCTTCATCGTCGTGGGGGTGAACCACCCGGGCAACACCTACGGAGACACGAGCCCGGAGGGCTTCGCACGCGCCTACGAGCGTCCGCAGGACTTCACGGTCATCCTGGACCACCTGCTGAAGGATCCGAAGTGGGGCCCGCGAGTGGATCCGGAGCGCATCGGTGCATCGGGACACTCCATGGGGGGCTACACGGCGCTGGCGCTGGTGGGCCTGAACCTGAACCTGGAGTGGATCGAGAAGCGCTGCAAGACGCCAGGCACTCGAGAGGAGATTGGGTGCGAGGCGCTGCGCGACGTGGACTACAGCCGCATCGACATGAAGCACGCGCGCGCGTCGTATCTGGATCCGCGAGTGAAGGCCGCGTTCGCGATGGCGCCGGGCATGGCGGCTTCGTTCGAAGCGCGGGACACGGCGGACATCCAGAAGCCCGTGGAGCTGGTGCTCGCGAAGGGCGACGAGCTGATGCCGCATGAGGCACACGGCATGCACCTGTCCGGGCTGCTGCCAGCCGCGACCACGACGACGGTGGTCCTGGACGACGCGGGACACTTCACCTTCCTGCCTGAGTGCTACCCGAAGGGCTTCGACGTCATCGCGATGCTGTGCCGTGACCCGGTGGCGGGAACGCGCCCGGCCTCGCACGCACGGACGAACGCGGAAGGCGTGGCCTTCTTCCGCCGCACGCTCGACGTGCACTGA
- the dtd gene encoding D-aminoacyl-tRNA deacylase, translating to MKAVVQRVLEASVTVDGKRVSEMGPGLLVLLGVGKGDTDADLTWMVEKLATLRIFEDADGKMNLSLEDTSKHLIVVSQFTLYGDARKGRRPSFIDAMEPVAAKALYERACEALRQRGLTVGTGIFAADMKVALVNDGPVTILLESPPKAAPPA from the coding sequence ATGAAGGCCGTGGTGCAGCGGGTGCTGGAAGCGTCGGTGACGGTGGACGGGAAGCGCGTGAGCGAGATGGGCCCGGGCCTGCTCGTGCTCCTGGGCGTGGGCAAGGGAGACACCGACGCGGACCTCACGTGGATGGTGGAGAAGCTGGCCACGCTGCGCATCTTCGAGGACGCCGACGGAAAGATGAACCTGTCGCTGGAGGACACGTCCAAGCACCTCATCGTCGTGAGCCAGTTCACGCTCTATGGCGATGCGCGCAAGGGCCGCCGGCCCAGCTTCATCGACGCGATGGAGCCCGTCGCGGCCAAGGCCCTCTACGAGCGGGCCTGTGAAGCGCTGCGCCAGCGCGGACTCACCGTGGGCACCGGCATCTTCGCCGCGGACATGAAGGTCGCGCTCGTGAACGACGGGCCCGTCACCATCCTCCTGGAGAGCCCGCCGAAGGCCGCGCCTCCGGCCTGA
- a CDS encoding ABC transporter permease: protein MSAAPRFRLHSWGARFGLVVACVWVFTALFAPWLSPHAPDAIDLTRELSPPTSGHLLGTAENGIDVLTHVLYGARVSLEVSFFAVVLSAAVGITLGGIAGHAGGLVDEALMRLVDVLLAFPGILLALFITAVLGPSLANVVFALSFTGWTGYARLTRGQVLTLRERDYVQAARALGSGPGRILVRHLLPNAAGPLLVQATFALPGAIVAEASLSFLGLGVPPGTPSWGALVDQGTQYLLVAPHVALFPGIALALTVLGFNLLGDALRDAMDPRHEGR from the coding sequence ATGAGCGCGGCCCCTCGCTTCCGGCTGCATTCGTGGGGTGCCCGCTTCGGGTTGGTCGTGGCGTGCGTCTGGGTCTTCACCGCGCTGTTCGCGCCGTGGCTCAGCCCCCACGCGCCGGACGCCATCGACCTCACGCGTGAGCTGTCGCCTCCCACGTCCGGGCATCTGCTGGGCACGGCGGAGAACGGCATCGACGTGCTCACGCACGTGCTTTACGGCGCGCGCGTATCGCTGGAGGTGTCCTTCTTCGCGGTGGTGCTGTCGGCCGCGGTGGGCATCACGCTGGGCGGCATCGCGGGCCATGCGGGCGGGCTCGTGGACGAAGCGCTGATGCGGCTGGTGGACGTGCTGCTCGCGTTCCCCGGCATCCTGCTGGCGCTGTTCATCACCGCGGTGCTGGGGCCCAGCCTCGCCAACGTGGTGTTCGCGCTGTCCTTCACCGGGTGGACGGGCTACGCGCGGCTGACACGCGGACAGGTGCTCACGCTGCGCGAGCGTGACTACGTGCAGGCTGCTCGGGCGCTGGGCAGCGGGCCGGGCCGCATCCTCGTGCGGCACCTGCTGCCCAACGCGGCGGGGCCGCTGCTCGTGCAGGCGACGTTCGCGCTGCCGGGCGCCATCGTCGCGGAGGCCTCCCTGAGCTTCCTGGGGCTGGGCGTCCCGCCGGGCACGCCATCGTGGGGCGCGCTGGTGGACCAGGGGACGCAGTACCTGCTGGTGGCACCGCACGTGGCCCTCTTCCCGGGCATCGCGCTGGCGCTCACCGTGCTGGGCTTCAACCTGCTGGGCGATGCGCTGCGCGACGCGATGGATCCACGCCACGAGGGGCGGTGA
- a CDS encoding ABC transporter permease, giving the protein MTRRLVSAVIAMVGALLLVSLFLHLVPGDPVDVMLGEQATQVDRAALRQAVGLDLPWYAQLWTFARDLATGELRTSLPPFQRKVLPALGAALPYTLLLTVAALAVSLALALPLGVTAAARRGTAVDAAAMGVSVAGVALPRFWLGPVLIILFALKLDWLPVSGAESWRHLVLPAFTLGTALAAFLARMTRATMLEALREDYVTVARAKGLSPRVVLWRHAFRNALLPLVTVLGLEFGALLGGAIVTEKVFAWPGMGTLLLTAIEKRDYNTVRATVLLFTFCYVLVNTLTDLTYAWVDPRVRRRS; this is encoded by the coding sequence GTGACCCGGAGGCTCGTGTCCGCGGTCATCGCGATGGTGGGCGCGCTGCTGCTCGTGTCGCTGTTCCTGCACCTCGTGCCTGGAGATCCAGTGGACGTGATGCTGGGGGAACAGGCGACGCAGGTGGACCGCGCGGCGCTGCGGCAGGCCGTGGGGTTGGACTTGCCTTGGTACGCGCAGCTCTGGACGTTCGCGCGCGACCTGGCGACGGGAGAGCTGCGCACGTCGCTGCCTCCGTTCCAGCGCAAGGTGCTGCCGGCCCTGGGCGCGGCGCTACCGTACACGCTGCTGCTCACGGTGGCGGCCCTGGCGGTGTCCCTGGCGCTGGCGCTGCCCCTGGGCGTGACGGCGGCGGCGCGGCGAGGGACGGCCGTGGACGCGGCGGCGATGGGCGTGTCCGTGGCGGGTGTCGCCCTGCCCCGCTTCTGGCTGGGGCCGGTGCTGATCATCCTCTTCGCGTTGAAGCTGGACTGGCTGCCCGTGTCGGGCGCGGAGTCGTGGCGGCACCTGGTGCTGCCCGCGTTCACACTGGGCACCGCGCTGGCCGCGTTCCTCGCGAGGATGACGCGCGCGACGATGCTGGAGGCCCTGCGCGAGGACTACGTCACGGTGGCCCGGGCCAAGGGTCTGTCGCCTCGCGTGGTGCTGTGGAGGCACGCGTTCCGCAACGCGCTCCTGCCGCTGGTGACCGTGCTGGGCCTGGAGTTCGGCGCGCTCTTGGGCGGCGCCATCGTGACGGAGAAGGTGTTCGCGTGGCCGGGCATGGGCACGCTGCTGCTCACCGCCATCGAGAAGCGCGACTACAACACCGTGCGCGCCACGGTGCTCCTCTTCACGTTCTGCTACGTGCTGGTCAACACGCTCACCGACCTCACCTATGCGTGGGTCGACCCGCGCGTTCGGAGGCGCTCATGA
- a CDS encoding ABC transporter substrate-binding protein has product MDVPPDIHPVTDAMPPLPFRAVRVFALALMLVLGAGCREPAPPAGITVLLEAPPDSLDDRFALTAHGQRLAQLISPGLITFDDASRPVPQLAESFRDVSATVVEFVLRPGLTFHDGSALTAEDVKATFDALRDPKLGSPKRERYEPLERVEVVDARTVRFHLKRPYAPLLAELSAAILPSERAGPQGIEAQAAHPTGAGPFRFESWPDEEHLTLVPFEGWYAGKPAVSRLTFRVVRDETTRVLELLKGRADLVVNGVSPAVLPALRQAPHLRVVTKPGTGFTYLGLNLREGPLADVRVRQALCHLIDVRPLVEHKLHGLAEPASSMLPREHWAFTSTPGCGYAPEEAARLLDAAGYPDPDGPGGRPRMTFTFKTSTDRFRRAVALVLKEQLAKGGIAVEVRALEFGTFFEDVRRGRFELFTLKWAAVMEPDLLRGAFHSANIPGPENHWGGFNRGALKDPALDRVLDAATQAPREERKALYAEAQRELDAALPVIPLWHEASVAVVSTRLADFEPSAHGLLLPLAKAREVTP; this is encoded by the coding sequence ATGGACGTCCCGCCTGACATCCACCCCGTGACAGACGCCATGCCTCCCCTGCCCTTCCGTGCCGTCCGGGTGTTCGCCCTCGCGCTGATGCTGGTGCTGGGCGCCGGCTGCCGCGAGCCTGCGCCCCCTGCGGGCATCACGGTGTTGTTGGAGGCCCCACCGGACAGCCTGGATGACCGCTTCGCCCTGACGGCACACGGACAGCGGCTGGCGCAGCTCATCAGTCCGGGGCTCATCACCTTCGATGACGCGAGCCGGCCGGTGCCCCAGCTGGCGGAGTCCTTCCGTGACGTCTCCGCAACGGTGGTGGAGTTCGTCCTGCGGCCGGGGCTCACCTTCCACGACGGGAGCGCCCTCACCGCCGAGGACGTGAAGGCCACCTTCGATGCCCTGCGCGACCCGAAGCTGGGCAGCCCGAAGCGTGAGCGGTACGAGCCGCTGGAGCGGGTGGAGGTGGTGGATGCCCGCACGGTGCGCTTCCATCTGAAGCGGCCGTACGCGCCGCTGCTCGCGGAGCTGTCCGCGGCCATCCTGCCCTCGGAGCGCGCGGGGCCGCAGGGCATCGAAGCGCAAGCAGCCCATCCGACAGGCGCGGGCCCGTTCCGGTTCGAGTCATGGCCGGATGAGGAGCACCTGACGCTGGTCCCCTTCGAAGGCTGGTACGCGGGCAAGCCCGCCGTGTCGCGGCTGACGTTCCGCGTGGTGCGGGACGAGACGACGCGGGTGCTGGAGCTGCTCAAGGGCCGGGCGGACCTGGTGGTGAACGGCGTGTCCCCGGCGGTGCTGCCCGCGCTGCGGCAGGCGCCCCACCTGCGCGTGGTGACGAAGCCGGGCACGGGCTTCACGTACCTGGGGCTCAACCTGCGCGAGGGGCCGCTGGCGGACGTGCGCGTGCGACAGGCGCTGTGTCACCTCATCGACGTGCGCCCGCTGGTGGAGCACAAGCTGCACGGTCTGGCGGAGCCCGCGTCCAGCATGTTGCCCCGTGAGCACTGGGCCTTCACGTCCACGCCGGGGTGCGGCTACGCGCCGGAGGAGGCGGCCCGGCTGCTGGACGCTGCGGGGTATCCGGATCCGGACGGGCCTGGGGGACGGCCGCGCATGACCTTCACCTTCAAGACGAGCACGGACCGCTTCCGGCGCGCGGTGGCGCTGGTGCTCAAGGAGCAGTTGGCGAAGGGCGGCATCGCGGTGGAGGTGCGGGCGCTGGAGTTCGGGACGTTCTTCGAGGACGTGCGCCGGGGGCGCTTCGAGCTGTTCACGTTGAAGTGGGCCGCGGTGATGGAGCCGGACCTGCTGCGGGGCGCGTTCCATTCCGCGAACATCCCCGGACCGGAGAACCACTGGGGCGGGTTCAACCGGGGCGCGCTGAAGGACCCTGCGCTGGACCGGGTGCTGGACGCGGCGACGCAGGCGCCCCGGGAGGAGCGGAAGGCGTTGTATGCGGAGGCGCAGCGGGAGCTGGACGCGGCGCTGCCCGTCATCCCGCTGTGGCATGAGGCGAGCGTCGCGGTGGTGTCCACGCGGCTCGCGGACTTCGAGCCCAGCGCGCACGGACTGCTGCTGCCCCTGGCGAAGGCGCGGGAGGTGACGCCGTGA